In a genomic window of Desulfurobacterium atlanticum:
- a CDS encoding CDP-alcohol phosphatidyltransferase family protein, which produces MISSSNLKVKVQKFFTPLAEAFDTIGITPDILTILGFFLSLITGVLIYKEMFFVAGIIFLFAGACDMLDGILARVKGRVTAAGAFMDSFFDRYADFFPLAGFVLFAFEKMDIVMAFLSLFSIVGSFATSYAKARAESLGVECKVGLLERPERFFIILFALFFGFVDYMLVVLAVLSNFTAFQRFFYVVSVLRKRG; this is translated from the coding sequence ATGATAAGTTCTTCAAATTTAAAAGTAAAAGTTCAAAAATTTTTTACTCCGTTAGCTGAAGCTTTTGATACTATCGGCATAACACCGGATATCCTTACAATTTTAGGTTTTTTTCTTTCTCTGATAACCGGTGTATTGATTTACAAAGAGATGTTTTTTGTTGCAGGTATCATTTTCCTTTTTGCCGGTGCCTGTGATATGCTTGATGGTATTCTTGCAAGGGTTAAGGGAAGGGTTACCGCTGCAGGTGCCTTTATGGATTCATTCTTTGACAGATATGCAGATTTTTTTCCCCTTGCCGGGTTTGTGCTTTTTGCGTTTGAAAAGATGGACATTGTGATGGCATTTCTTTCTCTCTTTTCAATTGTGGGTTCTTTTGCTACAAGTTATGCAAAGGCCAGGGCTGAATCTTTAGGTGTTGAGTGTAAAGTTGGTTTACTGGAGAGACCAGAAAGATTTTTTATAATCCTTTTTGCTCTATTTTTTGGATTTGTAGACTACATGCTTGTTGTTCTTGCAGTTCTTTCCAATTTTACAGCTTTCCAGAGATTCTTCTATGTTGTAAGTGTTTTGAGAAAAAGAGGTTAA
- a CDS encoding ATP cone domain-containing protein, whose protein sequence is MKKKRKYVIDEAGEKYPFSRGVLVKSLMKVGLCIDDAYQIADKIAKSFKDEITLSELSDRVYKELKKRFGKEIGRKYKNYIKNKEILVEEDDGRTSVPFSKGILANSIRSAGLEPSEAFQIARSVEKALRLAGKQTVKRSDIRKFVERILTERYGKEMAARYIVWRKIKNFKKPIIILISGATGVGKSKLAAELATIFDINRMVSTDAVREVMRKMISRELVPSIHVSSYEAGKVIYKFGSMPKKEKIIYGFLDQSEKVLTGVQAVVGRAIKENVSLIVEGIHLIPGALTDGSEAKKAHLIPILITTLDEEIHKSRFKTREKISQRTSKKYLKNFKSIRLIQDYLYSVAKENNIPIIDNIDFDQARQRAIEVITDKLLEEVEIK, encoded by the coding sequence GTGAAGAAAAAAAGAAAGTATGTTATTGATGAAGCAGGGGAAAAATATCCTTTTTCAAGGGGCGTACTTGTTAAGTCTTTGATGAAAGTAGGTCTTTGTATAGATGATGCGTATCAAATTGCAGATAAAATAGCCAAAAGCTTTAAGGATGAAATAACCTTATCAGAACTTTCAGATAGAGTTTATAAAGAGCTTAAAAAAAGGTTTGGGAAGGAGATAGGGCGGAAGTATAAAAACTATATAAAGAATAAGGAGATTCTGGTTGAGGAAGATGATGGAAGAACTTCAGTTCCTTTTTCCAAAGGGATACTTGCCAACTCCATTCGTAGTGCCGGGCTTGAACCTTCAGAAGCTTTTCAGATAGCAAGAAGTGTTGAAAAAGCTTTAAGACTTGCAGGAAAACAGACTGTTAAAAGAAGTGATATAAGAAAGTTTGTTGAACGGATACTTACAGAGCGTTACGGAAAGGAGATGGCTGCCCGTTATATAGTGTGGCGGAAGATAAAAAACTTTAAAAAACCAATAATTATTTTGATATCAGGAGCTACAGGAGTTGGCAAATCAAAACTTGCTGCTGAGCTTGCAACAATCTTTGACATAAACAGAATGGTTTCAACAGATGCTGTCAGGGAAGTTATGAGAAAGATGATTTCAAGGGAGCTTGTTCCTTCCATTCACGTTTCAAGTTATGAGGCTGGAAAGGTTATTTATAAGTTTGGAAGTATGCCGAAAAAGGAGAAGATAATTTATGGCTTTCTTGACCAGTCTGAAAAAGTGCTTACAGGTGTTCAGGCAGTTGTTGGTAGAGCTATAAAAGAAAATGTTAGCCTTATAGTTGAGGGTATTCATCTTATTCCCGGAGCTTTAACCGATGGTTCAGAGGCAAAGAAAGCTCATCTTATCCCTATTCTTATTACCACTCTTGATGAGGAGATTCATAAAAGCAGGTTTAAAACCAGAGAGAAGATTTCTCAGAGAACCAGTAAGAAATATCTGAAGAATTTTAAGTCAATCCGCTTAATTCAGGATTATCTTTATTCTGTTGCTAAAGAGAACAATATACCTATAATAGACAACATAGACTTTGACCAGGCAAGGCAGAGAGCTATAGAAGTTATAACAGATAAACTGCTTGAAGAGGTTGAAATAAAATGA
- a CDS encoding tetratricopeptide repeat protein, with product MEFETVNEKEIKELLKSEKEPEIFVFAGRFYSYKGELEKAEDYLEKALNLFLKRWGKPSISDVSFLSFSYEETKFFQAVRELAIVKMKLGKFLESLVYMNKILEFDPDDRVIKRLKNRLESLTGVSF from the coding sequence ATGGAATTTGAAACGGTAAACGAGAAGGAAATAAAGGAGCTTTTAAAATCTGAAAAAGAGCCGGAAATTTTCGTTTTTGCAGGTAGATTTTATTCCTATAAGGGGGAGCTTGAAAAGGCGGAAGATTATCTTGAAAAGGCTTTGAACCTTTTTTTAAAGAGGTGGGGAAAGCCTTCAATTTCTGACGTTTCGTTTCTTTCCTTTAGCTATGAGGAAACCAAATTTTTTCAGGCTGTTAGAGAACTCGCTATTGTAAAAATGAAACTTGGAAAGTTTCTGGAAAGTTTAGTTTATATGAATAAGATTCTTGAGTTTGATCCTGACGATAGGGTTATAAAGAGGTTAAAAAATAGGCTTGAAAGTTTGACAGGTGTTTCGTTTTAG
- a CDS encoding discoidin domain-containing protein → MRFFQRSIAVLSITTISMIGSIAINSYAETTLLKEELKIKGYLFSFRLKSFKKTEDAFNFIKKLPFEVRKSCFIFENTSGEFEVRCFLFKSKKALNAKRKLLEKFRLNYKEVKTPDIFLYSYQLITTSDKKRAEKFLNSLPEVLRKQASIYKTDSGFYTVRIFLSETPKEVKKKIKLFANLIKRYKGTIVPTSPIKVRKKPPAQKQYKEKTTPKEETKQIVVIKKKSNKTAEVVIKAFPTMVATPEERRKKTLKLKPLSEKEIKSEEISFIKKQKEEEKVLKKKLKMIIEESQKLKRKEKEKKKTEILTKKEKKVKIVIPKKEPFKTGEIKFKPIFPQIDRNILFSAYWNYGTNIKDGTSSSFINEGYSLSLPGEITDGIKYSFSLTYSKFYPDDNTWQSTVRPYLSTRLSNDIFTLSSSVGLTKTESSEGRNDKATNYNVNFSSGWNPKYPYLSINLSKNKSLSNTTDSESNSQRVSTGYTYKNRIGITYSFSHSKNTDYIRDTFNENTNHNIGIFGKRSFLNGKVFVSVSENLYFSNNRYSVKIVEGNYYSKIIDVSGLSGVDSTPITSSLTPNALLTDGDYNTSAGVNLQTPYENIAIETNYNPVDMILVYIGGNLTDTDISTFVWDIYTSNDGNVWTLISTNAPFTYDNQTKIIQFLLPTTITTNYIKLVLKITAAANTGYVTEIEAYKKTTAINTDTVESSTYGDTTRANIRLQLPYKLAYFLNYERTSREGEEFTSKITNNLSRNWKYRYYLINAGISRTDSFMKDQEKRTSQSVNLNLKATPLHTLSWRAGASYTENFIGSEKTTSAITLTSGVNARLFTGLNTEISGTATHATNEITGTSDTAYSLRVSANAKLYPTLSASASVQHNVATETTDIISLSSTWTPSDILRLTVSQGFVLITNGENTSSTSANISIVPRGGDIKYNFGISSSNGNTNYRGSIYWQISDYFVTNGYVKYEDSSKTTTAGVNLNARW, encoded by the coding sequence ATGAGATTTTTTCAAAGGAGTATTGCAGTTTTAAGTATAACCACAATCAGTATGATTGGTAGTATTGCTATTAATAGTTATGCTGAGACAACTTTATTGAAAGAAGAATTAAAAATAAAAGGATATTTGTTTTCTTTTAGATTAAAAAGTTTTAAAAAAACAGAAGATGCTTTTAACTTTATAAAAAAGCTGCCCTTTGAAGTAAGAAAGAGCTGCTTTATATTTGAAAACACCAGCGGAGAATTTGAAGTAAGATGCTTCCTCTTTAAAAGTAAGAAAGCCCTGAATGCAAAGCGGAAACTTCTTGAAAAGTTTAGATTAAACTACAAAGAAGTTAAAACCCCAGATATTTTTCTTTATTCATACCAATTAATAACTACCAGCGATAAAAAGAGAGCAGAGAAATTTTTAAACAGTTTACCTGAAGTATTAAGAAAACAGGCTTCCATATATAAAACCGATAGTGGCTTTTACACTGTAAGAATCTTTTTAAGCGAAACACCTAAAGAAGTAAAGAAAAAAATAAAGCTGTTTGCAAATCTCATTAAAAGATATAAAGGCACAATAGTTCCAACATCCCCTATAAAAGTAAGAAAAAAACCTCCAGCACAAAAACAGTATAAAGAGAAAACCACTCCAAAAGAAGAAACAAAGCAAATAGTAGTAATTAAAAAGAAAAGCAATAAAACCGCAGAAGTTGTAATAAAAGCATTCCCTACAATGGTAGCAACACCTGAAGAAAGAAGAAAAAAAACACTGAAGCTAAAACCTTTAAGTGAAAAAGAAATAAAATCTGAAGAAATTTCTTTCATTAAAAAGCAGAAAGAGGAAGAAAAAGTCCTGAAAAAGAAACTCAAAATGATAATAGAAGAATCTCAGAAGCTTAAACGCAAAGAAAAGGAAAAGAAGAAAACAGAAATATTAACTAAAAAAGAAAAAAAAGTAAAAATAGTTATCCCCAAAAAAGAGCCCTTTAAAACCGGAGAAATAAAATTCAAACCTATATTTCCACAAATAGACAGAAATATACTTTTTTCTGCATACTGGAATTACGGAACAAACATAAAGGACGGAACCTCCTCTTCTTTTATAAACGAAGGCTACTCTCTATCTTTACCAGGCGAGATAACAGATGGAATAAAATATTCCTTTTCTCTTACTTACTCTAAATTTTATCCCGATGATAACACATGGCAGTCAACAGTAAGACCATATTTAAGCACAAGACTGAGTAACGATATATTTACTCTTTCCTCTTCCGTCGGACTGACCAAAACCGAAAGTTCAGAGGGACGAAACGATAAAGCAACAAACTACAATGTAAACTTTTCATCAGGATGGAATCCTAAATATCCCTATTTATCAATAAATTTAAGCAAGAACAAAAGCCTATCCAACACCACAGACTCTGAAAGTAACAGTCAAAGAGTTTCTACAGGATACACATACAAAAACAGAATAGGAATCACCTACTCATTCTCCCATTCTAAGAACACCGACTACATAAGGGACACTTTTAATGAAAACACAAATCACAACATCGGTATATTTGGAAAACGCTCTTTTCTAAACGGTAAAGTATTTGTTTCTGTATCTGAAAACCTTTATTTTTCAAACAACCGTTATTCAGTTAAAATTGTTGAAGGAAACTACTACTCAAAAATAATAGACGTATCAGGTTTAAGCGGTGTAGATTCAACTCCTATAACAAGTTCCTTAACCCCCAATGCCCTTCTTACAGACGGTGATTACAACACATCAGCTGGAGTTAATCTCCAAACCCCGTATGAAAATATCGCAATAGAAACAAATTACAACCCTGTAGATATGATTCTTGTCTATATTGGAGGAAATCTCACAGATACAGATATCTCCACATTTGTTTGGGATATTTATACAAGTAATGACGGGAACGTATGGACACTCATATCAACAAACGCTCCTTTCACTTATGACAACCAGACAAAAATCATTCAATTTTTACTTCCAACAACAATAACCACAAACTATATAAAGCTTGTATTGAAAATAACTGCTGCTGCAAACACAGGATATGTAACAGAAATTGAGGCATACAAAAAAACAACAGCTATAAACACTGATACTGTGGAAAGCTCCACTTATGGAGACACAACAAGAGCCAATATTAGACTGCAGCTACCTTATAAACTTGCCTACTTCTTAAACTACGAAAGGACATCAAGAGAAGGAGAAGAGTTTACATCAAAAATAACAAACAATCTTTCAAGAAACTGGAAATACAGATATTATCTTATAAACGCTGGAATCAGCAGAACAGACAGCTTTATGAAAGACCAGGAAAAAAGAACCTCTCAATCGGTAAATTTAAATCTTAAAGCCACTCCCCTTCACACACTTTCATGGAGAGCTGGAGCAAGTTATACAGAAAACTTTATCGGTTCTGAAAAAACAACATCGGCTATAACTTTAACTTCCGGTGTAAATGCAAGGCTTTTCACAGGCCTCAACACAGAAATTTCAGGAACAGCTACACATGCAACAAATGAGATAACAGGAACTTCAGACACAGCATATAGCCTAAGAGTAAGTGCCAATGCAAAACTCTATCCCACATTAAGTGCATCTGCATCGGTGCAACATAACGTTGCAACTGAAACAACAGATATTATATCTCTATCATCCACATGGACACCCTCAGATATACTAAGACTTACAGTTTCTCAAGGTTTTGTTTTGATAACAAATGGGGAAAACACTTCAAGTACAAGTGCTAATATCTCCATTGTTCCAAGAGGTGGAGATATCAAATATAACTTTGGGATTAGCTCTTCAAACGGAAACACCAACTACAGAGGAAGTATCTACTGGCAGATCAGTGACTATTTTGTAACAAACGGATATGTTAAGTATGAAGATTCTTCAAAAACAACAACTGCAGGAGTTAATCTAAACGCAAGATGGTAA
- a CDS encoding TlyA family RNA methyltransferase: MKKERLDKLLVDRGIVKSRERAKALIMAGKVKVDGEIVDKCGVKVNCEASIELKGGDIPYVSRGGLKLETALNTFDINPEGFVCLDVGASTGGFTDCLLKKGAKKVYAVDVGRGQLDWKLRNDDRVVLMEQFNARYLTEKEIPEKVDLVVIDVSFISLTKILPVVKQFLKDNGLIIALIKPQFELSKKEVDRGKGVIKDPQLHRKAIKKIVDFSKEIGLYPADLVLSSPRGPKGNKEFLILLATVPCEKKIDDEKIEKEVLKPD; encoded by the coding sequence ATGAAAAAGGAAAGGCTTGATAAACTTCTTGTTGATAGGGGAATTGTAAAAAGTAGGGAAAGGGCAAAAGCTCTTATAATGGCTGGAAAAGTTAAGGTTGACGGTGAGATTGTGGACAAATGCGGTGTTAAGGTAAATTGTGAAGCCAGTATAGAGCTAAAAGGGGGAGATATTCCTTATGTTTCAAGGGGAGGATTAAAGCTTGAAACGGCACTTAACACATTTGATATAAACCCTGAAGGTTTTGTGTGTCTTGATGTTGGGGCTTCAACAGGCGGATTTACCGATTGCCTTCTTAAAAAGGGCGCAAAAAAGGTTTACGCTGTTGATGTTGGCAGGGGGCAGCTTGACTGGAAGTTAAGAAATGATGATAGAGTTGTGTTAATGGAGCAGTTTAATGCGAGATATTTAACAGAAAAAGAGATACCTGAAAAGGTTGACCTTGTTGTGATTGATGTTTCCTTTATTTCACTTACGAAGATTTTACCTGTTGTTAAACAATTTTTAAAAGATAATGGATTGATAATTGCCCTTATAAAGCCTCAGTTTGAGCTTTCAAAAAAGGAGGTGGATAGGGGAAAGGGTGTTATAAAAGATCCCCAACTTCATAGAAAGGCGATAAAGAAGATAGTTGATTTTTCAAAAGAGATAGGGCTTTATCCCGCTGACCTTGTTCTTTCGTCTCCAAGAGGGCCCAAGGGAAATAAAGAGTTTCTTATACTTCTTGCAACGGTTCCGTGTGAGAAGAAGATTGATGATGAAAAAATAGAGAAAGAGGTTTTGAAACCGGATTGA
- the rpsT gene encoding 30S ribosomal protein S20 → MPNIKSAKKRLRQNVKRRQRNRYYIRRLKTESKKVLAAVEEKNLELAKEQLKVAMKYIERAAARGVIHKNEAARRMSRIAKAVAQLEKELSTQG, encoded by the coding sequence ATGCCAAATATTAAGTCAGCCAAGAAACGTCTTCGTCAGAATGTGAAGAGAAGGCAAAGAAATAGATACTATATTAGAAGACTTAAAACAGAGTCAAAGAAAGTTTTAGCAGCTGTTGAAGAGAAAAACCTTGAGCTTGCAAAAGAGCAGTTGAAAGTGGCTATGAAATATATTGAAAGGGCTGCAGCAAGGGGTGTTATTCATAAAAACGAGGCTGCAAGAAGAATGTCAAGAATTGCCAAAGCTGTTGCACAGCTTGAAAAAGAGCTTTCCACGCAGGGCTAA
- a CDS encoding nitrogen fixation protein NifZ codes for MEKDPYDILSVLVGFSPGDAVKFLKDIKNDGTYPWMRRGDIIARKGDTGYIVRFLGYAPAFGDDLFEVIVEESGCIVVCRSCELGKVDVK; via the coding sequence ATGGAAAAAGATCCTTACGACATACTTTCTGTCCTTGTTGGATTTTCTCCGGGGGATGCAGTTAAGTTTTTGAAAGATATTAAAAATGATGGAACATATCCGTGGATGAGAAGGGGAGATATTATTGCCAGAAAGGGGGACACAGGCTACATAGTAAGATTTCTGGGATATGCTCCTGCGTTTGGCGATGATCTGTTTGAGGTAATTGTTGAAGAAAGTGGTTGTATAGTTGTTTGCCGTTCCTGTGAGCTTGGAAAGGTAGATGTGAAATAA
- the mltG gene encoding endolytic transglycosylase MltG → MKKLTVSILFVFLAFLIVDLSSFYKKRNINLEFEVKEGETVGFVIKKLKEEGGFSGSIFTDIVVRFEDIKFKAGKYRINGAYSDKDVIDILRKGQLTLVKITIPEGYSVFDIANVVEEKGFCSEDRFLKLAFNKTFVETFGIKSESLEGFLFPDTYYFAERESCEAVIKVMYRNFEKRVIPLFKNYSPPKIVKKALGNVTIEKIVNVASIVERETALKEERPKIAGIIYRRLIKGMPLQCDPTVIYGYRMEGKKLDTLKGSDIRKSRSVYNTYIYKGLPPTPICNPGIDSIVAAMFPEKTDYLYFFAVNGRHIFSKTYREHLNKMKKYYNKAGR, encoded by the coding sequence TTGAAAAAACTTACTGTTTCTATTCTTTTTGTTTTTCTTGCATTTTTAATTGTTGATTTAAGCTCTTTTTACAAAAAAAGGAACATCAATCTTGAATTTGAAGTAAAAGAGGGAGAAACTGTTGGTTTTGTTATTAAAAAACTTAAGGAGGAAGGGGGATTTTCAGGTTCTATTTTTACCGATATAGTTGTAAGGTTTGAAGATATTAAATTTAAAGCCGGGAAATACAGAATAAATGGGGCATATTCGGATAAAGATGTTATTGATATTTTGAGAAAAGGTCAATTAACACTTGTGAAAATTACAATTCCCGAAGGATATAGCGTTTTTGATATTGCAAATGTGGTGGAGGAGAAAGGATTTTGTAGTGAAGATAGATTTTTAAAACTTGCGTTTAATAAAACTTTCGTAGAAACTTTTGGCATAAAATCGGAAAGTTTGGAGGGGTTTCTTTTTCCAGACACCTATTACTTTGCCGAAAGAGAGTCCTGTGAGGCAGTGATAAAAGTGATGTATAGGAATTTTGAAAAGAGAGTAATTCCTTTATTTAAAAACTATTCGCCGCCGAAAATTGTGAAAAAAGCGTTAGGGAACGTTACAATTGAGAAAATAGTGAATGTTGCATCTATTGTTGAGAGAGAAACCGCCTTGAAAGAGGAAAGACCAAAAATAGCAGGAATTATATACAGACGCCTTATAAAAGGTATGCCACTTCAGTGTGATCCAACTGTCATATACGGTTATAGAATGGAAGGGAAGAAACTTGATACTTTAAAAGGTAGTGATATTAGAAAAAGCAGGTCTGTTTATAATACCTATATTTATAAAGGCTTACCACCGACACCTATCTGCAATCCCGGTATTGATTCAATTGTAGCAGCTATGTTTCCAGAAAAGACAGATTATCTGTATTTTTTTGCTGTTAACGGTCGGCATATTTTTTCAAAAACTTATAGAGAACATTTAAATAAAATGAAAAAATATTACAATAAAGCTGGGAGATGA
- a CDS encoding TetR/AcrR family transcriptional regulator has product MKDSILRAAEKIFSRYGYHEAKVAMIAFEAGVAVGTIYKFFKSKEELYREVVRLKLFEMEKRIFSAISNKSPIEALKSYIHEAFSFFEENKDFFKFFLQDIGSLSVADLEKFGLSSWYDNFVSELAKILDRGKEEGVFKNFDSKIVMLIVSGAIRNLVYSEAKGSIDHDVSCVEDIIFKVITEGIVISSPERV; this is encoded by the coding sequence GTGAAAGATTCAATTTTAAGGGCGGCTGAGAAGATCTTTTCCCGATACGGTTATCATGAGGCAAAGGTTGCGATGATAGCGTTTGAGGCGGGAGTGGCTGTCGGGACAATTTACAAGTTTTTCAAAAGTAAAGAGGAACTTTATCGTGAAGTTGTAAGGTTAAAGCTGTTTGAGATGGAGAAAAGGATCTTTTCAGCTATTTCAAATAAATCTCCAATTGAAGCTCTTAAATCATATATTCACGAGGCGTTTTCGTTTTTTGAAGAGAATAAAGACTTTTTTAAGTTTTTCCTTCAAGATATTGGCAGTCTTTCTGTTGCTGATCTTGAGAAGTTTGGGCTTTCTTCATGGTATGACAACTTTGTTTCGGAGCTTGCGAAGATACTTGATAGAGGCAAAGAAGAGGGTGTTTTTAAAAATTTTGATAGTAAGATCGTTATGCTGATAGTTTCGGGGGCTATAAGGAATCTTGTATATTCTGAAGCAAAGGGTAGTATTGATCACGATGTCAGCTGTGTAGAGGATATTATTTTCAAGGTGATTACCGAAGGCATCGTCATCTCTTCCCCTGAAAGGGTATAA
- the rnr gene encoding ribonuclease R, protein MEIREDMIFEALHKLNKPLKAREIAKFLGIPPESRELLREKLKEMAKEGKVVKLKGAKYALPEKLNLMVGKLCVYRNGFGFVDPLNGGKGIFVPGRNMAGAMNGDIVAVQIVKETKDGKKEGKIVSVVERAVRKVVGRVEKFKKHAFVVPEDKRVRYDVVLTSEDFDKVEDGDYVVAEIVSYPSETRSPVGKVVENLGKEGPKLDIELIIRKYDLPVEFPPEVLEEADRIPIEVKEEDLKGRVDLREQLTFTIDGETARDFDDAVAIEKLPDGNYKLFVHIADVTHYVKPGSALDREAYSRGTSVYFPDRCIPMLPERLSNGICSLNPAVDRLTFTCEMIINKHGNVVDYKIYESVIHSKARLTYIIAQRIIDGDEEARKKFPHVVESLSSMYELAQILYKKRHKRGSIDFDLPEPVVVLNMEGEPVDIYKADRLWSHRLIEEFMIVANETVAEFMFWADYPSVYRVHESPDREKLSEFLNFVRSLGVRTPNIKNDIQPKILQKILEQVEGKPEEKLVNYLMLRTMARAKYSPDNIGHFGLASTCYTHFTSPIRRYADLQLHRLLKMALKGEFNADNIPLWEEKLEKVCKHITERSINADEAERDVVQLKQLQYAAKHIGEVFEGIITGVNEQGLFVETVESLIPGFVHVSALKNDYYLCIPKQYCLIGERTRTIFRIGDRVLVKLVAVDIEGRKAEFEIVKKL, encoded by the coding sequence ATGGAAATTAGAGAAGATATGATATTTGAAGCTTTACATAAACTTAATAAACCTCTTAAAGCGAGGGAGATTGCCAAGTTTTTAGGTATTCCCCCTGAAAGTAGAGAGCTTTTAAGAGAAAAGCTTAAGGAGATGGCTAAAGAAGGGAAAGTTGTAAAGCTGAAAGGTGCAAAGTATGCCCTTCCTGAAAAGCTCAACCTTATGGTAGGAAAGCTTTGTGTGTATAGAAATGGTTTTGGATTTGTTGATCCTTTAAACGGCGGAAAGGGAATTTTTGTTCCCGGCAGAAATATGGCCGGAGCTATGAACGGTGATATTGTTGCTGTTCAGATTGTTAAGGAAACAAAGGATGGGAAAAAAGAGGGAAAAATAGTTTCGGTAGTTGAAAGGGCTGTTAGAAAAGTGGTTGGTAGGGTTGAGAAGTTTAAAAAACATGCCTTTGTCGTTCCTGAGGATAAAAGGGTTAGGTATGATGTTGTTCTTACATCTGAAGATTTTGATAAAGTTGAGGATGGGGATTATGTTGTTGCGGAGATAGTTTCCTACCCTTCAGAAACGCGGTCTCCTGTTGGTAAAGTGGTTGAGAATTTAGGTAAGGAAGGCCCCAAGCTTGATATAGAGCTGATAATAAGAAAGTATGATCTTCCGGTAGAATTTCCACCTGAAGTTCTGGAGGAAGCGGATAGAATACCTATAGAAGTTAAAGAGGAAGACTTAAAAGGAAGGGTTGACTTAAGAGAACAGTTAACATTTACTATAGATGGTGAAACGGCAAGAGATTTTGATGATGCTGTGGCTATAGAGAAGCTTCCAGATGGAAATTATAAGCTTTTTGTTCATATAGCGGATGTTACCCACTATGTAAAACCAGGTTCTGCTCTTGACAGAGAAGCTTACAGCCGCGGAACAAGTGTTTATTTTCCAGATAGATGTATTCCGATGCTTCCAGAAAGGCTTTCAAACGGTATATGTTCTTTAAATCCTGCTGTGGACAGACTCACATTTACCTGTGAGATGATTATAAATAAGCACGGGAATGTTGTTGATTATAAGATTTATGAAAGTGTTATTCACAGCAAAGCGAGACTTACCTACATCATTGCTCAAAGGATAATTGATGGAGATGAAGAAGCCAGGAAAAAGTTCCCTCACGTTGTGGAATCTTTAAGCAGTATGTATGAACTTGCTCAAATACTTTATAAAAAGAGACATAAAAGGGGAAGTATAGATTTTGACCTTCCTGAACCGGTTGTTGTTCTTAATATGGAAGGAGAGCCTGTAGATATATATAAAGCTGACAGGTTGTGGTCCCACAGGCTTATAGAGGAGTTTATGATTGTTGCCAATGAAACGGTTGCTGAGTTTATGTTCTGGGCTGATTATCCGTCTGTGTACAGAGTTCATGAATCTCCGGACAGGGAGAAATTGTCTGAGTTTTTAAACTTTGTAAGGTCTTTAGGAGTCAGGACTCCTAACATAAAAAACGACATTCAGCCGAAAATTCTCCAGAAAATTCTTGAGCAGGTGGAAGGGAAACCTGAAGAGAAACTTGTTAATTATCTTATGCTTAGGACAATGGCAAGAGCAAAGTATTCGCCTGATAACATTGGACATTTCGGTCTTGCATCTACCTGCTACACTCACTTTACTTCTCCTATTAGAAGGTATGCAGATCTTCAGCTTCACAGACTTTTAAAGATGGCCCTTAAGGGTGAGTTTAATGCTGACAATATCCCTTTGTGGGAAGAGAAACTTGAAAAGGTTTGTAAACATATAACAGAGCGGTCTATAAACGCTGATGAAGCAGAAAGGGATGTGGTTCAGTTGAAACAGTTGCAATATGCTGCAAAGCATATAGGAGAAGTTTTTGAAGGTATAATAACAGGTGTTAATGAGCAGGGGCTTTTTGTGGAGACAGTTGAGTCTTTAATACCTGGTTTTGTTCATGTTTCCGCTTTAAAAAATGACTATTATCTGTGTATTCCAAAACAGTACTGTTTGATAGGAGAGCGAACAAGAACGATTTTCAGGATAGGAGATAGAGTTCTTGTAAAGCTTGTGGCTGTTGATATTGAAGGGAGGAAGGCGGAGTTTGAAATTGTAAAAAAACTTTAA
- the crcB gene encoding fluoride efflux transporter CrcB, translating into MILFYIGAGGFIGAICRFLIAGAVQRAAGGMFPVGTLTVNVLGSFIIGILAMLFQDLIAPEWKGFFITGFLGALTTFSSFSYETVSLFQEGLVVQAVLNILLNVFLCLCATVFGMFLYTRVVKVL; encoded by the coding sequence ATGATTCTTTTTTATATCGGAGCTGGCGGATTTATAGGTGCTATCTGTCGTTTTCTTATTGCAGGTGCTGTGCAGCGGGCGGCTGGCGGAATGTTTCCGGTTGGAACTCTTACTGTAAATGTTCTGGGTAGTTTTATTATAGGGATTTTGGCCATGCTGTTCCAGGATTTAATAGCACCTGAATGGAAGGGATTTTTTATTACCGGTTTTCTGGGGGCTTTAACAACCTTTTCTTCATTTAGTTATGAAACTGTTTCACTTTTTCAGGAAGGATTGGTTGTTCAGGCTGTTTTAAATATTCTTTTAAACGTTTTTCTCTGTCTTTGTGCTACGGTTTTTGGAATGTTTTTATATACCAGAGTGGTGAAAGTTCTATGA